One Glycine soja cultivar W05 chromosome 2, ASM419377v2, whole genome shotgun sequence genomic region harbors:
- the LOC114374753 gene encoding uncharacterized protein LOC114374753: protein MSASSPSQANEQHDDTKHLWTYVRKIKGVGCGGNYEIKCNICDVTFNGSYTRVRAHLLKITGKRVRGCQKITNTKLIDLKKIDNEATLRVKSKTKPVSLPPVSTQHQMGTYILGVDPKKRKTSTVESAFNLQARETLDHEIARMFYSSGLPFHLARNPHYRKAFTYAANNYINGYQPPGYNKLRTTLLQNERRHVENLLQPIKNAWSQKGVSIVSDGWSDPQRRSLINFMAVTGSEPMFLKAIDCSNEIKDKDFIAKHMRERFKQLKKELQEMVINDQWSSYKADNVAKAKFVKDTLLDDNWWDKVDYILSFTSPIYDVLRRTDTKA, encoded by the exons ATGAGTGCTTCTAGTCCTAGTCAAGCTAACGAACAACATGATGATACCAAACATTTATGGACCTATGTTAGAAAGATAAAAGGTGTAGGTTGTGGTGGAAATTATGAGATAAAATGCAATATTTGTGATGTTACCTTTAATGGGTCTTACACTAGAGTGAGGGCACACTTGTTGAAGATTACTGGAAAGAGAGTTAGAGGTTGTCAAAAGATAACAAATACCAAACTTATAGATTTGAAGAAGATAGACAATGAGGCTACATTGAGGGTGAAGTCAAAAACAAAACCTGTGTCATTGCCTCCGGTTTCTACTCAACACCAAATGGGTACATACATTCTTGGTGTTGatccaaaaaagagaaagacatCAACTGTAGAAAGTGCCTTTAATTTGCAAGCTAGAGAGACACTTGATCATGAAATTGCTAGGATGTTTTACTCTTCGGGGCTGCCTTTTCATTTAGCAAGAAATCCTCATTATAGAAAGGCGTTTACCTATGCTGCCAACAATTATATCAATGGTTACCAACCTCCAggttataataaattaaggacAACATTACTTCAAAATGAGAGGAGACATGTGGAGAACTTGttacaaccaattaaaaatgcaTGGAGCCAGAAGGGTgtgagcattgttagtgatggATGGAGTGACCCACAAAGAAGATCTCTTATTAATTTCATGGCTGTTACAGGGAGTGAACCTATGTTTTTAAAGGCCATCGATTGTTCAAATGAGATAAAAGACAAAGATTTCATTGCCAAACATATGAGGGAG AGATTCAAGCAATTGAAGAAAGAACTCCAAGAGATGGTCATTAATGACCAATGGTCTTCTTACAAGGCAGATAATGTTGCAAAGGCTAAATTTGTGAAAGATACTTTGTTGGATGATAATTGGTGGGATAAGGTTGattatattctttctttcactaGTCCTATCTATGATGTTCTTAGAAGAACTGATACGAAAGCTTAA